The nucleotide window TGCCACCGAGTTCGCGGTGATGCTCATGTTGCGCTCGTTGGGAATGGCGTTTGGGCTTTGGACGGCGCTGCTGGACAGTCTGCTTCTTTCGGTCATGGCCTTGCCTCTGCTGTACGCAGTGATCCTCAAGCCCGTAGCCGCACTATCTGCCAAACAGGCCGCCGCCTCGGCCGAGGTGCGCTTTGAAGCGATTGCCCGGTCAGTGCAGGACGGGGTCATTGTCTTCGCTTGGGACCGAGAAATTCAGTTCGCTAACCCGGCAGTCGAACAGATCTTCGGGTACGCACCAGGCACCTTGCGCGGTGCGGATATGGAAGTCTTGATGCCAGAGGACGTGGCGAAGGACTTCCGAGAGGGACTGAAGCGCTACCAGGCCACGGGTGAGGCCCCCGTCATAGGAAAGGGATCGGTCGAGGAGGAAGGGCGGCGCAAAAACGGCGAGCGGTTCCCCGTCGAGTTATCGGTGAACCCCGTGGTGGCCGGCGGCGATACGCATTTTGTCGTCGTCCTCCGCGACATTACCGAGCGCAGGCGGGCGGAGGAAGCGCTACGGCAAGCCGAGGAGAAGTATCGCGGCATCTTCGAAGAAGCCATCGTCGGCATTTTCCAAACCACCCCGGACGGGCGATACCTCAGCGTGAATCCAACGATGGCGCGCATCTATGGCTACGATTCTCCTGAGGAGCTGATGGCAAGCCGCACGGACATCGCGCGGCAGGCTTATGTGGACCCCGACCGCCGCGAGGAGTTCAAGCGGCTGATGGAAGAACACGGTGTCGTGCTGGATTTTGAGTACGAGGTCTATCGCAAAGACGGCAGCAAGATTTGGTTTCTGGAAAACGCCCGCGCCGTCCGGGATTCGAGCGGCGCCGTAATGTACTACATCGGTGCTGCAGAAGACGTTACTGAACGCAAGCGGGCGGAAGAAGCGCTGCGGGAGAGCGAGCGGAGGCTCCATGAGATACTCGATGCCCTTCCAGTGCCGGTGCGCATCATCCAGGCGGGCAAAGTGGTTTTTTCCAATCCTGCCGACGCACACTTGTACGGCTACGGAAGCCCGGCGGAGGAAGTGGGAGCTGATGCCTTTGCCCAGGTAGCCGAGGAGGACCGGGAGCGGCTGAGGAGATACGCGCAGCGGCGTGCGGCGGGAGAAGAAGCGCCCCGGTGCTATGAGGCGCACGCCAAGCGTCGCGACGGGAGCATCTTCCCGGTGGAGGTCACCGCCGAGCGCTACGTTCACGCCGGGGCGCCTGCGAGCCTGCTCGTGCTCCGCGACCTGACGGAACGGAAGCGGCTCCAAATGTACGAGCAGATCCTGCCGGTCTGCTGCGTATGCGGAAAAATCCGCGACGATACGGGCGCCGAACGCGGGAAGAGCACCTGGGGACCGCTTGACCAGTACGTGACGCGACACTCCGGCGCACAGCTTAGCCACGGGTTTTGTCCAGATTGTTACGAGGAGTATCGAAAGAGGGAAGGACTTTCCTAGACCTCGCGCCCGCCAGCGCCGCAGTCCCTTGCCCCGATAAATTGGGGAGAAGGCTTTGGGACTGGCTGAGCGGAAGGATAGTCTCTCCGCAGGTGAGCGACAAGCCGAAGCTCGCGTGATCCCGAATCCCAACTTCTCTGGGCAACCTATGGCTCTGGAAATCTCCCTCGCGCTGTTGCAGAATAGCCGCTCACAACTTGACTTCGCCAAGTGGAGGAAACGGCATGGGTTCTCGGGCTTGTCCTGGATGTCACACCAAGGTTCCGATCATTGCGCTGCTGCTTGCCGGCGGTGTGCTTGCCTGTCCGCACTGTCAGGCCGAGCTCGAATCTGATTCGGCCTCCAAGCAGGTCAGCGTCTGGGTGGGACTTACCGCAGGATTCGTGGCCTGGCTTGCGGTGGGCCATCCAGCGGGAACCTTCGGCTGGCTTCTTCCCGTCCTGATATCGTTTGCTGCCTTCTCGGTCGTCACCCCCCTGGCGCTGGCATTGGTGGGTGGCGTCTGTCCCGCTGGGTCCTCGCAATCGTCTGAAAAGAAACGGTATTAGAGAAGGAGGAGAGTTCCAGTATTTCTTGACACGACACACCCTTCGTGATAAGGTACTAGTATCCTCCCCTTTCGAATACCGGCTGCCAAGCGGAAAGAGGCCCGATGAGTCATGAGCTCGCCAACCAGCTCAAGAAGCTCCGCGACCATATTGACGCCTTCGAGTCGCAGCTTGCCCGTGGGAACGGCAAGTGGTGGCCTCGCAAAGAGCTTTCCGAGCTAAAGGAGCTGCTGGATCAGGCGCGTACGCTGGCCTGGGCGCTGTTGCAGAGCGAGGACGGCAAGCCCTTGCCACCATCTGCCAATGGCACGCCCGCTTCCGAACTGATCGCCAAGTTCCGCCTGCGGCGTGGCACGCGGCTGGTCAACGACATCCGCAACGACCTCGACGCCGGCGACATTGACATCAGCAATCCCGACCTGCAGCCCTTCTACGAGGCAGTTGAGGCCTCGATGCGCCGCATGGCCCGCATCTTCAAACGAGGAATGTGAGCAGGCGAGAGGTGTCGGGTGTCACGTGAGAATCCTCTAACTTAGCGGTCGACCCCAAAATCCCACACGTCAAGATTCATTCCCTGCTCGAGAAGTTCAATGACGGCATATTCGCCGGGCGGGAGCGGGGAGGGTAGCCTGAGGCGATAGACGCCGGGAGAGAGCATTTCCAGCTCGGCGGCGACGGCCTGGCGGGATTCTTCCGCCTTGCCGCCGAGAGGGCCACGGAGAAGCTGCTCAAAGACCCGCTTGGAACCTTCCACCTTGGCGCGGACGAGACCAAACTTCAGGTCAGTTTCTTCGGCAAAGCGAACATAGATGACCGGGGTAGCCGACTTGAGGCGAGTTTTGGATTTGGCGCCATGCAGCGTGACGTTCGTCCGGCTCTTCAAAATGGGCAGCGGCATCGCCATAGAGAGGAGCATCCGCTTCTTGTCAAGTCGCAGTTCGGTGGCGGACTGTGCCAGGACGACGATAATTTTCCCGTCGAAGGCATAGACCCCATCCTCTTCGGGCAAGGTTTTGCCCGCGGCGACGACAATGGCGCCGGTTTCCTCCGCCGAGGGATAGCGCACCTCTTCGAGCAATTCTTCGGCCTCGGTTTCGGCTTCCTCATTGGCCTTCTTGGTGGCTTCCCAATCCACCAGGCTGACGGGAAGCTCTTCCCAGGCAAAGCGCTCGGTCGAATAGTAA belongs to Candidatus Acidiferrales bacterium and includes:
- a CDS encoding PAS domain-containing protein produces the protein MNKVIWHPSTHEAAAQLAIIGSAGEIVWRSVLVVFATEFAVMLMLRSLGMAFGLWTALLDSLLLSVMALPLLYAVILKPVAALSAKQAAASAEVRFEAIARSVQDGVIVFAWDREIQFANPAVEQIFGYAPGTLRGADMEVLMPEDVAKDFREGLKRYQATGEAPVIGKGSVEEEGRRKNGERFPVELSVNPVVAGGDTHFVVVLRDITERRRAEEALRQAEEKYRGIFEEAIVGIFQTTPDGRYLSVNPTMARIYGYDSPEELMASRTDIARQAYVDPDRREEFKRLMEEHGVVLDFEYEVYRKDGSKIWFLENARAVRDSSGAVMYYIGAAEDVTERKRAEEALRESERRLHEILDALPVPVRIIQAGKVVFSNPADAHLYGYGSPAEEVGADAFAQVAEEDRERLRRYAQRRAAGEEAPRCYEAHAKRRDGSIFPVEVTAERYVHAGAPASLLVLRDLTERKRLQMYEQILPVCCVCGKIRDDTGAERGKSTWGPLDQYVTRHSGAQLSHGFCPDCYEEYRKREGLS